The Podospora pseudocomata strain CBS 415.72m chromosome 1 map unlocalized CBS415.72m_1, whole genome shotgun sequence genome has a segment encoding these proteins:
- a CDS encoding uncharacterized protein (EggNog:ENOG503P46Q; antiSMASH:Cluster_4; COG:C): protein MPTPESEAFLAKKPKVPASFDGVDFEDTKRLKAAQDAIIREQWVQVMMGRLVREELSKCYYREGVNHLEKCGRLRERYLELLKDSRAKGYLFEQQNIIPKE from the exons ATGCCTACCCCCGAGTCCGAGGCCTTCctggccaagaagcccaaggtcCCCGCCTCCTTCGATGGCGTCGATTTCGAGGACACCAAGCGCCTCAAGGCCGCTCAAGATGCCATTATACGGGAGCAATGGGTTCAGGTCATGATGGGTCGGCTAGTGCGGGAGGAGCTGAGCAAATGTTACTACCGGGAGGGTGTCAACCACTTGGAGAAGTGCGGTCGTCTCAGAG AGCGGTatctcgagcttctcaaggACTCCCGGGCCAAGGGTTACCTCTTTGAGCAGCAAAACATTATTCCCAAGGAATGA
- the NSR1 gene encoding nuclear localization sequence binding protein (COG:A; EggNog:ENOG503NWRG; antiSMASH:Cluster_4) yields MGKTKEAKGSKATKAAAKPAASPVVKKVEKAVKSAKEVAKKAVGSKEKATDKKSKKKVESESESSESESDSESEASSSSSEEESDSDEEMVDAPVTNGKAKAAAAKESSDSSDSDSSDSESEEEEKPKASVNGKAAKAEKKAESGSDSSEEDSDDSGSDSDSSEEEEESSEEASSESTEEKAEPSKKRKAEEEAEEPEAKKNKAVEDSEEKSATLWCGNLGWGIDDNILYEEFKDFEGLTGARVVSDKESGRSRGFGYIDFDTHENAEKAFNAKNGGDLQGREMRLDFAAKPAAAPQDRAAARASKHGDVVSPPSDTLFVGNLPFSADEDGVSAFFNEVAKVQSLRIPTDMESGRPKGFAYVSFYSIDDAKNAFEQLNGADIDGRPVRLDFAKPRDNNGGGGGGRGGGRGGFGGRGGGRGGGRGSFGGGRGGGRGGGRGGFGGGRGGGSGFQGKKVTF; encoded by the exons ATGGGCAAGACCAAGGAAGCCAAGGGCAGcaaggccaccaaggccGCTGCTAAGCCCGCCGCCTCTCCCGTCGTCAAGAAGGTCGAGAAGGCCGTCAAGTCCGCCAAGGAGGTCGCTAAGAAGGCCGTCGGgtccaaggagaaggccaccgacaagaagtccaagaagaaggtcgagTCCGAGTCTGAGTCCAGCGAGTCTGAGTCCGACTCCGAGTCTGaggccagctcctccagctccgagGAGGAGTCCGACtctgatgaggagatggtCGATGCTCCCGTCACCAACGGCAAGGCtaaggccgccgccgccaaggaGAGCTCCGACTCTTCCGACTCTGACTCTTCCGACTCCGagtccgaggaggaggaaaagccCAAGGCTTCCGTGAACGGCAAGGCCGccaaggctgagaagaaggccgagtcCGGCTCTGACTCT TCTGAGGAGGATTCCGACGACTCCGGCTCTGACTCTGACTcttctgaggaggaggaggagtcttCCGAGGAGGCTTCTTCCGAGTCtaccgaggagaaggctgagccctccaagaagagaaaggctgaggaggaggctgaggagcccgaggccaagaagaacaaggctGTTGAGGACAGCGAGGAGAAGAGCGCCACCCTCTGGTGCGGCAACCTCGGCTGGGGCATTGATGACAACATCCTCTACGAGGAGTTCAAGGACTTCGAGGGTCTCACCGGTGCCCGTGTCGTCTCCGACAAGGAGAGCGGCCGGTCCCGTGGCTTCGGCTACATCGACTTCGACACCCACGAGAATGCCGAGAAGGCTTTTAACGCCAAGAACGGCGGCGATCTACAGGGCCGTGAGATGCGTCTTGACTTTGCTGCCAAGCCCGCTGCCGCTCCCCAGGACCGCGCTGCCGCCCGTGCCAGCAAGCATGGTGATGTCGTCAGCCCCCCCAGCGACACCCTTTTCGTCGGcaacctccccttcagcGCCGATGAGGATGGCGTCTCTGCCTTCTTCAACGAGGTCGCCAAGGTTCAGAGCCTCCGCATCCCCACTGACAT GGAGAGTGGCCGTCCCAAGGGCTTCGCCTATGTCTCTTTCTACTCCATCGATGATGCCAAGAACGCTTTCGAGCAGCTCAACGGCGCTGACATCGACGGCAGACCAGTTCGTCTTGACTTCGCCAAGCCCCGTGACAACaacggtggcggcggtggtggtcgcggtggtggtcgtggcgGTTTCGGCGGCCGTGGTGGCGGTCGTGGCGGCGGCCGTGGCAGCTTCGGtggtggacgtggtggtggtcgtggtggtggccgcgGCGGCTTCGGTGGCGGtcgcggtggtggcagcggcttccagggcaagaaggtcacCTTCTAG
- the PUT2 gene encoding 1-pyrroline-5-carboxylate dehydrogenase (SMCOG1017:aldehyde dehydrogenase; COG:E; antiSMASH:Cluster_4; EggNog:ENOG503NWNB) codes for MASRQLRRFSLSSSGITTRAAFSGVKPRLLLLLSATATRLLSTSSTRMSTIASFKIPKVANEPNHHYAKGSAQRDGLAAAVEALQKKGPLQVPLVIGGKEVCTTPSSFSSTYQYLTPPYQITTDSTATQYSPSSHTTPVATYSLASPTNIRTAISSALAAQESWSSLPFADRAAIFLKAADLISTKYRYPLMAATMLGQGKNAWQAEIDAAAELVDFLRFNVQYAEELYAQQPGHNSPGVWNRVEYRPLEGFVYAVSPFNFTAIAGNLPGLPALLGNVVVWKPSDYAIASNWLLYNILVEAGLPREVIQLVPGDPEEVTREVLAHRKFAALHYTGSTAVFRKLYGEIGKGVAEGRYQSYPRIVGETGGKNFHLVHSSADLENAIVQTVRGAFEYQGQKCSATSRLYVPKSRWEEFRGRLVEETERLTVGNPWEHESFVGPVIHEGSFKKLARTIDEANGDEELELLTGGTYDGSKGWFVKPTIYLAKKPDHKLFSTELFGPVLTVYVYDDTTDPVGAFGKVCEVVDGATDYGLTGSVFAADRAAVRFAEEKLRNAAGNFYINCKSTGAVVGQQPFGGSRASGTNDKAGSIAILGRFVSMRSIKEEFNATTKVAYPSNEV; via the exons ATGGCCTCACGGCAGCTGAGAAGGTTTTcgctttcttcttctggtaTTACTACTCGGGCTGCTTTTTCTGGGGTGAAGCctaggttgttgttgttgttgtcagcTACTGCAACGAGATTGTTGTCTACGAGTTCAACGAGGATGTCGACGATTGCGAGTTTCAAGATCCCCAAGGTGGCTAATGAGCCTAAT CACCACTACGCCAAAGGCTCAGCACAGAGAGATGGtctcgcagcagcagtggaAGCCCTCCAGAAGAAGGGCCCGTTGCAGGTACCTCTTGTGATTGGAGGGAAAGAGGTATGTACtaccccatcctccttttcctccactTACCAATATCTAACACCCCCCTACCAGATCACCACCGACTCCACCGCAACCCaatactccccctcctcccacaccaccccaGTAGCGACCtactccctcgcctccccaaccaacatccgcaccgccatctcctccgccctcgccgcgCAAGAATCATggtcctccctccccttcgccgACAGAGcagccatcttcctcaaggCAGCAGATCTCATCTCGACTAAATACCGCTACCCCCTCATGGCAGCAACGATGCTAGGCCAAGGGAAAAACGCGTGGCAGGCCGAGATCGACGCCGcggcggagctggtggatTTCTTGAGGTTTAACGTCCAGTATGCCGAGGAGCTGTACGCCCAGCAACCGGGACATAACAGTCCGGGGGTGTGGAATAGAGTGGAATACCGTCCGCTGGAGGGGTTCGTCTACGCGGTGAGCCCGTTTAATTTCACGGCCATTGCGGGGAATTTACCGGGTCTGCCGGCGCTGTTGGGGAATGTGGTTGTTTGGAAGCCGAGTGACTACGCAATCGCGAGTAACTGGTTACTTTATAATATTTTGGTGGAGGCTGGGTTGCCTAGAGAGGTGATTCAGCTTGTgcctggggatccggaggaggTGACGAGAGAGGTGCTGGCGCATAGAAAGTTTGCGGCGTTGCATTACACGGGCAGCACGGCGGTGTTTAGGAAGCTGTATGGGGAgattggaaagggggttgcGGAGGGGAGGTATCAGAGTTATCCCAGGATTGtgggggagacgggggggAAGAACTTTCACTTGGTGCACAGCTCGGCGGATTTGGAGAATGCGATTGTGCAGACTGTTAGGGGGGCGTTTGAGTACCAGGGGCAGAAGTGTAGTGCTACCAGTCGGTTGTATGTGCCCAAgtcgaggtgggaggagtttagggggaggttggtggaggagacggagaggTTGACGGTTGGGAACCCGTGGGAGCATGAGAGTTTTGTTGGGCCGGTTATTCATGAGGGGAGTTTTAAGAAGTTGGCGAGGACGATTGATGAGGCgaatggggatgaggagttggagttgcTTACGGGGGGGACGTATGATGGGTCGAAGGGGTGGTTTGTTAAGCCTACTATTTACttggccaagaagccagaTCATAAGCTGTTTTCTACGGAGCTGTTTGGACCCGTGTTGACGGTTTATGTCTATGATGACACGACTGATCCGGTTGGGGCGTTTGGGAAGGTGTGCGAGGTTGTGGATGGGGCGACGGATTATGGGTTGACGGGGTCGGTGTTTGCGGCTGACagggcggcggtgaggtttgcggaggagaagttgaggaaTGCGGCGGGTAACTTTTATATCAACTGCAAGAGCACGGGAGCAGTGGTGGGACAGCAGCCGTTTGGAGGGAGCAGGGCGAGCGGCACCAACGACAAGGCAGGGAGTATCGCCattttggggaggtttgTGAGCATGAGGAGTATCAAGGAGGAGTTTAACGCCACGACAAAGGTGGCATATCCGAGCAATGAGGTGtga
- a CDS encoding uncharacterized protein (EggNog:ENOG503P0FF; COG:K; antiSMASH:Cluster_4): MPRTTLPPTPASSTDIKGKDGSKMVSLQMSFELPPPAIAAKPINAAASSSQTVFPMQASETVKSRRRTAAAAAAAIQPAPTKDEFVLPPPPTRSRKIIQMKPKEETAVSTTSTTRTAAAAGSSKSNNAAGSATTTTTTTTTTAGTKRKQPSATSAAGRKIARKTAHSLIERRRRSKMNEEFAVLKSLIPACTGEMHKLAILQASIEYVRYLEDCVSQLKAQRSNTTSESEANAPTPTTNTLPSPVFAPYIPSSSSPEDVEMTGQSPSSPTSTAPSPAFTPTVSHPHSRLPSISPALLPLDQSRNRHGSVSSVSTGTDHYRSGSFSLGGGGGSSVYGTSSAMTSPAFGPQQGVGYGYGGGGLGSQLTSPALGPRDLDQEATAALLMLNQMGGRGGGGGSGSGNGNGNGNGEQRGRGMSVRDLLST; this comes from the exons ATGCCTCGAACGACATTACCCCCGACTCCGGCTTCCTCAACCGACATCAAAGGGAAGGATGGATCAAAGATGGTGTCGCTTCAGATGTCGTTTGAgctgcctcctccagctATAGCTGCCAAACCGATAAACGCGGCAGCATCTTCATCCCAGACGGTATTTCCAATGCAAGCCAGCGAGACGGTCAAGTCAAGAAGGCggacggctgctgctgctgctgctgctattCAGCCTGCCCCAACGAAGGATGAGTTTGTCCTTCCGCCTCCCCCGACGAGGTCTCGCAAGATCATTCAGATGaagcccaaggaggagacggcagTGTCGACAACATCGACGACAAggacggctgctgctgctggcagtTCCAAGTCCAACAACGCAGCCGGCAGTGCTACTACCACGActaccaccacaacaaccacagccgGAACCAAGAGAAAACAACCCTCCGCCACGAGCGCCGCAGGGAGGAAAATCGCAAGAAAAACCGCCCACAGCCTCATCGAACGTAGAAGAAGATCAAAAATGAATGAGGAGTTTGCCGTTCTCAAAAGCTTGATCCCAGCTTGCACTGGGGAGATGCACAAGCTGGCTATTCTACAG GCCTCAATCGAATACGTCCGCTACCTCGAAGACTGCGTCAGCCAGCTCAAAGCCCAACGCAGCAACACAACATCTGAATCAGAAGCAAACGCGCCCACCCCGACCActaacaccctcccctccccggtTTTCGCACCGTATATCCCGTCAAGTTCCTCCCCCGAAGACGTGGAAATGACAGGGcaatctccctcatcacctaCCTCGACGGCTCCATCACCGGCGTTTACGCCTACTGTGTCGCACCCTCACTCGAGGTTGCCGTCTATCTCTCCTGCTTTGCTGCCGCTGGATCAATCCCGGAATCGGCACGGGTCTGTTTCTTCTGTTTCTACGGGCACGGATCATTATAGGTCTGGGTCTTTCTCgcttggggggggagggggtagtAGTGTCTATGGGACTTCGTCGGCGATGACGAGTCCGGCTTTTGGGCCGCAGCAGGGGGTTGGGTATGGGTATGGGGGTGGAGGGCTGGGTTCGCAGTTGACTAGTCCGGCGCTGGGGCCGAGGGATTTGGATCAGGAGGCTACGGCtgcgttgttgatgttgaatcagatggggggaaggggtgggggtggggggagtgggagtgggaatgggaatgggaatgggaatggggagcagagggggcgggggatgagTGTGAGGGATTTGTTGAGTACGTAG
- a CDS encoding uncharacterized protein (antiSMASH:Cluster_4) — protein sequence MDLVYNRGSPSLFCVHLSSQHQQAPASINNNFYFIFVLRRLWKSDQPIYYRSRTAWINPSSGILTFVHSLAFPFTGQGKAFKLLSSIINNIIVVVKTPSLRSQDRYLREPPITTITIG from the exons atggatCTGGTATATAACCGTGGATCTCCCTCGTTGTTTTGTGTTCATCTCTCCTCTCAGCATCAGCAAGCACCAGCTTctatcaacaacaactttTACTTCATTTTTGTTCTTCGTCGGCTCTGGAAGTCCGACCAACCCATTTACTACAGGAGCCGCACGGCGTGGATCAACCCCAGCAGCGGTATTCTCACCTTTGTACATTCCCTCGCTTTCCCGTTCACCGGCCAGGGGAAAGCGTTCAAGCTTCTctccagcatcatcaacaacatcatcgtcgtcgtcaagaCTCCCTCTCTTCGCTCTCAAG ACCGTTACCTGCGCGAGCcgcccatcaccaccatcaccatcggtTAG
- a CDS encoding uncharacterized protein (EggNog:ENOG503PFU7; antiSMASH:Cluster_4) yields the protein MASNPVMPKLDDSASDASSVDSRGRRRRRNNKQLAQAGGLSNPAVLPRLADTKPVRLQLGLNLDVEVELKARLQGDVSLTLLVEEKPTARPKESVELVPDLFGVVYGYSSSHEGKVKEERKEMFYMRIGQMSFRQNWVERELAYAHGLPVDSGFGDIDRV from the exons ATGGCTTCCAACCCCGTCATGCCCAAG CTCGACGACTCCGCCTCGGACGCCTCGTCGGTCGACTCGCGCGGCCGTCGCCGCCGCAGAAACAACAAGCAGCTCGCCCAGGCTGGCGGCTTGTCCAACCCTGCTGTGCTGCCCCGTCTGGCTGACACCAAGCCTGTGAGGCTTCAGCTTGGGCTTAACCTTGACGTGGAGGTTGAGCTGAAGGCTAGACTGCAGGGTGATGTCTCGTTGACACTGCT GGTTGAGGAGAAACCCACGGCACGGCCAAAGGAGAGTGTGGAGTTGGTGCCGGATTTGTTTGGGGTTGTTTATGGGTATAGTAGTAGTCATGAagggaaggtgaaggaggagaggaaggagatgtTTTACATGCGGATTGGGCAGATGAGCTTCAGGCAGAACTGGGTTGAACGAGAG CTCGCTTACGCTCACGGTCTGCCTGTTGATTCTGGCTTTGGGGATATTGATAGGGTTTGA